A genomic segment from Acyrthosiphon pisum isolate AL4f chromosome A3, pea_aphid_22Mar2018_4r6ur, whole genome shotgun sequence encodes:
- the LOC100574888 gene encoding uncharacterized protein LOC100574888: MTEKLIKRNPVFQADEINLLDSLVYKHVLENKQKGAVQLAQKSKYWNIVADEFNAAALNVSRSALNLKKCWENRKNNKKAELCAEKRNKKKTGGGPEETIPTNEAIDQFLTTITDIEVHGVVDSDSLRNMSSSTPNNFETILQDCDIVLDGDEFMRQHTEVETTLIASEEITKLINLPNQEKELNSRESPSVNNFKKISNKVNESTFDTIRLEVLKEESDLRIKRQKILIEQDAVIHKIRLEEVKQNLLLAEQKYKLFLKESNQS, translated from the exons ATGACGGAAAAACTTATTAAACGAAACCCGGTATTCCAAGCAGATGAAATTAATCTGCTGGACAGTTTAGTTTATAAACATGTAttggaaaataaacaaaaaggaGCGGTACAACTAGCCCAGAAATCGAAGTATTGGAATATTGTGGCAGATGAATTTAATGCAGCTGCATTAAACGTTTCA CGTTCTGCTCTTAATCTCAAAAAATGTTGGGAGaacagaaaaaataacaaaaaagctGAACTATGTGctgaaaaaagaaataaaaaaaagactgGTGGAGGGCCAGAAGAAACTATACCAACAAATGAAGCCATTGATCAGTTTTTAACTACTATAACTGATATAGAAGTGCATGGCGTTGTAGATTCGGATTCCTTAAGAAATATGTCATCATCAACTCCAAATAATTTTGAGACTATTTTACAag attgtGATATTGTATTAGATGGTGATGAGTTTATGAGACAACATACCGAAGTCGAAACTACATTAATAGCTTCTGAGGAAATTAccaaattgattaatttaccAAATCAAGAAAAag AGTTGAATAGTAGAGAATCACCTAGCGTAAACAACTTCAAGAAAATATCAAACA AGGTCAACGAATCAACATTTGACACTATAAGACTTGAAGTCCTTAAAGAAGAATCAGATCTTAGAATTAAAAGgcagaaaatattaattgaacaaGATGCTGTGATTCATAAGATACGTTTGGAAGAAGTCAAACAAAATCTTTTATTAGCTGAACAAAAGTACAAACTATTTTTGAAAGAAAGTAACCAAAGctga